CCGACCACACCGTCAAGGCCGACGTACGGGGCCTCTCCCCGGCCACGGACTACTGGTTCCGCTTCTCCGCGGGCGGTACCGACTCCCCGGTGGCGCGCACCCGCACCGCGCCGGCGGCGGACGCGGACGTCTCCTCCCTGCGCTTCGGCGTGGTCTCCTGCGCCAACTGGGAGGCCGGGTACTTCGCCGCCTACCGCCACCTCGCGGCCCGGGGCGACCTGGACGCCTGGCTGCACCTCGGCGACTACATCTACGAGTACGCCTCCGGCGAGTACGGCGCCCGGGGCAAGGTCGTCCGCCCGCACGCGCCGGCGAACGAGATCCTCACTCTCGCCGACTACCGGACCCGGCACGCGACGTACAAGACCGACCCCGACCTGATGGCCCTGCACCTGACGGCGCCGGTCATCGCGATCTGGGACGACCACGAGTTCGCCGACAACGCCTGGCCGGGCGGAGCGGTCAACCACACCGAGGGCGCCGAGGGCGGCTGGGCGGCCCGTCAGGCCGCCGCCAAGCAGGCCTACTTCGAGTGGATGCCGGTCCGCCCGGCCCTCGCCGGCACCACCTACCGGCGGCTGCGCTTCGGCAAGCTCGCCGACCTGTCCCTGCTGGACCTGCGCTCCTTCCGCTCGCGGCAGGCGGCCACGGCGAGCGGCTCGGTGGACGACCCGGACCGCACGCTCACCGGCCGGGCCCAGCTCGACTGGCTCAAGGCCGGACTGCGCGCCTCCGACACGAAGTGGCGGCTGGTCGGCAACTCGGTGATGATCTCGCCGTTCGCCATCGGCTCGCTCTCCGCCGACCTGCTGAAGCCGCTCGCCAAGCTGCTCGGCCTGCCGCAGGAGGGCATCGCCTTCAACACCGACCAGTGGGACGGCTACACCGACGACCGCCGCGAACTCCTGGCCCACCTGCGGTCCAACACGATCAGGAACACCGTCTTCCTGACCGGTGACATCCACATGGCCTGGGCCAACGACGTGCCGGTGGACGCGGGCACCTACCCGCTGTCGCCGTCGGCGGCCACCGAGTTCGTGGTGACCTCGGTGACCTCCGACAACCTGGACGACATCGTCAAGGTGCCCGAGGGCACGGTCTCCGCGGTCGCCGCCCCGGTCATCAGGGCCGCCAACCGGCACGTCCACTGGGTCGACACGGACCGGCACGGCTACGGCGTGCTGGACATCACCGCCGAGCGGGCGCAGATGGACTACTACGTCCTGTCCGACCGCACCGACCCGGACGCCCGCGCCACCTGGGCGCGCTCCTACCGCACCCTGAGCGGCACCCAGAAGGTCGAGCGGACCTACGACCCGGTGTGATCCCTCACCCGAGCGAGCCGAGGAAGCCGAGCGCCACCCGCCAGGTGGCCTCGGCGGCCTCCGCGTCGTAGTCCGGCAGCCCGGGGTCGGTGTAGAGGTGGCCGGCCCCGGCGTACCGGTAGACCTCCACGTCGGCGCCGGTGCGGCCCATCTGCAGATACCAGGCGCTCAGCCAGTCGTCCGGCTCGAACGGGTCGGGTTCGGCCACGTGCAGCTGCACCGGCAGCTCGTCCACGTGCGCGTTCGGCGCGATGTCGGAGGTGCCGTGCAGGAGCAGCAGCCCGCGTGCCTTCTCGTCGCCGAGGGCGAGGGTCTGGGCGACGGAGGCGCCGAGCGAGAACCCGGCGTACACCAGCCCGCGTTCGGAGTAGGGCGCCGCCGCCAGCACGGCCCGCTTCAGCAGTTCCTCCTTGCCGATCCCCTCGTTGAACTCCATGCCCGCCTCGACGGTGTCGAACGTGCGCCCCTCGAAGAGGTCCGGCGTCCACACCTCGTGGCCCGCCGCGCGCAGCCGGTCCGCGGCCTCGCGCACCGCGGGCC
This sequence is a window from Streptomyces rubradiris. Protein-coding genes within it:
- a CDS encoding alkaline phosphatase D family protein, which gives rise to MTSRYRSAGAAQDPGSLPPRRRTVVKAAAASTVLAGPLAAALPARAATGAPAFLHGVASGDPLPDGVLLWTRVTPVPEAIPGSGLGPDTEVGWVVARDQALTDVVARGSVTATAASDHTVKADVRGLSPATDYWFRFSAGGTDSPVARTRTAPAADADVSSLRFGVVSCANWEAGYFAAYRHLAARGDLDAWLHLGDYIYEYASGEYGARGKVVRPHAPANEILTLADYRTRHATYKTDPDLMALHLTAPVIAIWDDHEFADNAWPGGAVNHTEGAEGGWAARQAAAKQAYFEWMPVRPALAGTTYRRLRFGKLADLSLLDLRSFRSRQAATASGSVDDPDRTLTGRAQLDWLKAGLRASDTKWRLVGNSVMISPFAIGSLSADLLKPLAKLLGLPQEGIAFNTDQWDGYTDDRRELLAHLRSNTIRNTVFLTGDIHMAWANDVPVDAGTYPLSPSAATEFVVTSVTSDNLDDIVKVPEGTVSAVAAPVIRAANRHVHWVDTDRHGYGVLDITAERAQMDYYVLSDRTDPDARATWARSYRTLSGTQKVERTYDPV
- a CDS encoding dienelactone hydrolase family protein, which produces MNIMLFHSTYGLRPAVREAADRLRAAGHEVWTPDLFEGRTFDTVEAGMEFNEGIGKEELLKRAVLAAAPYSERGLVYAGFSLGASVAQTLALGDEKARGLLLLHGTSDIAPNAHVDELPVQLHVAEPDPFEPDDWLSAWYLQMGRTGADVEVYRYAGAGHLYTDPGLPDYDAEAAEATWRVALGFLGSLG